One part of the Treponema sp. OMZ 787 genome encodes these proteins:
- the rplM gene encoding 50S ribosomal protein L13 — protein MKTIFLKEHEAPRSWYVIDAAGKPLGRVAAKTAAMLRGKHKVGFAPHQEIGDYVVIINAEKVAVTGNKAKDKMYYTHSGYVGGLKSINFNGLIAKKPAEPLMIAIKGMLPKGPLGRKLLTNVKVYAGPEHPHQAQNPIAVEV, from the coding sequence ATGAAAACTATTTTTTTAAAAGAACATGAAGCGCCTCGCTCTTGGTATGTTATTGATGCCGCCGGGAAGCCGCTTGGACGCGTTGCTGCTAAGACTGCAGCTATGCTGAGAGGAAAGCACAAGGTTGGTTTTGCACCTCATCAGGAAATCGGTGATTATGTCGTTATTATTAATGCCGAAAAAGTAGCCGTAACAGGAAATAAGGCTAAGGATAAGATGTACTATACTCACTCCGGTTATGTAGGCGGTTTAAAGTCAATCAACTTTAACGGGTTAATTGCAAAAAAACCGGCCGAACCCTTGATGATTGCAATTAAAGGTATGCTTCCTAAGGGGCCCCTTGGAAGAAAGCTTTTAACGAATGTTAAGGTCTATGCAGGCCCTGAACATCCTCACCAAGCACAGAACCCTATAGCGGTTGAAGTATAA
- the rpsI gene encoding 30S ribosomal protein S9, translating to MKNIGMGTGRRKTSVARVYIRDGKGKLMVNDKDINEYFATPEQVQKAKEPLMVTAGESKYDIIITVRGGGLTGQAGACSHGIARALAQVDASNHASLKANGLLTRDSRMVERKKFGQRGARRRFQFSKR from the coding sequence GTGAAAAATATTGGAATGGGAACAGGCCGACGAAAAACTTCAGTGGCGCGAGTATACATTCGGGATGGTAAAGGTAAGTTAATGGTCAATGATAAAGACATTAACGAATATTTTGCTACTCCGGAACAAGTCCAAAAAGCAAAAGAACCCTTAATGGTTACTGCAGGTGAATCTAAGTATGATATTATAATCACTGTACGAGGCGGAGGTCTTACAGGCCAAGCCGGTGCGTGCTCTCACGGAATTGCAAGAGCCTTAGCTCAGGTAGATGCATCAAATCATGCATCCTTAAAGGCTAATGGATTGCTCACTCGTGACTCACGAATGGTTGAACGAAAAAAATTCGGTCAGCGCGGTGCAAGACGAAGATTCCAGTTCAGCAAGCGTTAA
- a CDS encoding methyl-accepting chemotaxis protein, which translates to MKTNNQKKGLSIRTKFIIAFTSAIIAIILSICTIIGIQVYRSSVNQFNQIIVQQVSIAEQMFKLFTKNNKNIVTTLSENAEIKNVGDSLRKYHLSKTQKPDPESYDNVSQKKLNLILKNAANNFPEFDAVYLGTKWGGDASSGADEAPGYDPRTRSWYIKAKENSENVIITPVYISTNGKAVIAFAKAVHSPKNDFVGVLGIDISLDELTGFINNIKIGNTGYAMLIQDDGIIIADPAHPEINNKNIDQSGIEAFSELKNINKGSHKLKIDGKNWQVKVFPIQELNWKLVTLVENYEIVSMFDNIIQNMILIGVGLIILCLIGVFIFSNRLLAFFKKVSEVLEKISKGELTDRLTYKKKDELGQLVNYFNSSLDNISHMISSLRKEVDSMNQIGAVLSTNMTETASAVNEISSNVENVREQIHTQSESRAKTAETIEQIIKTIKVLNESIEVQNASIGRSSSSIEEMVANIHSISQILDKNNGLIKDLHEKTLKGKEGARTANSVVTKIAEKSDSLVEASLVIQNIASQTNLLAMNAAIEAAHAGESGKGFAVVADEIRKLAEESNAQGKQIGTVLKESIEIINNLIIAGSGAEKNFDEVYELTTNISNQEDVINQAMKEQSVGSTEILEAIRDITDVTEKVKNGSIEMLAGSENVANEMSTLEKLGKTITNSINEMAAGSTQINDAVQEVNLITQKNKNSIQNLVDEVKKFKI; encoded by the coding sequence ATGAAAACTAATAACCAAAAAAAAGGTTTATCGATCCGGACAAAATTTATTATAGCTTTTACCTCTGCAATTATTGCAATCATCCTTTCAATTTGTACAATAATAGGGATCCAGGTATATAGGTCAAGCGTAAACCAATTCAATCAGATTATAGTACAACAAGTTTCCATTGCTGAACAAATGTTTAAACTGTTCACAAAAAATAATAAGAACATAGTTACAACCTTGAGTGAAAATGCCGAGATAAAGAATGTAGGAGACTCATTGAGGAAATATCATCTTAGCAAAACACAAAAACCCGATCCCGAAAGCTATGATAATGTTTCTCAAAAAAAACTGAATCTGATCTTAAAAAATGCCGCAAATAATTTTCCGGAATTTGATGCGGTTTATCTGGGTACAAAATGGGGAGGAGATGCCTCATCCGGAGCAGACGAAGCACCCGGCTATGATCCCAGAACCAGATCATGGTATATCAAGGCTAAAGAAAATTCCGAAAATGTAATCATCACACCTGTCTATATTTCTACCAATGGGAAGGCTGTAATCGCCTTTGCAAAAGCCGTTCACTCTCCTAAAAATGATTTTGTCGGAGTACTCGGAATCGATATAAGCCTTGATGAACTGACAGGTTTTATAAATAATATAAAAATAGGGAATACAGGTTACGCAATGCTGATTCAAGATGACGGTATAATAATTGCTGATCCGGCTCATCCCGAAATAAATAATAAGAATATAGATCAATCTGGGATTGAGGCTTTTTCTGAACTAAAAAACATAAATAAAGGCTCACATAAATTAAAAATAGACGGAAAAAATTGGCAGGTCAAGGTTTTTCCGATACAAGAACTTAACTGGAAACTGGTAACACTTGTTGAAAACTATGAAATAGTTTCCATGTTCGATAACATTATCCAAAATATGATACTTATAGGTGTAGGGCTAATTATTCTTTGCTTAATCGGTGTTTTTATTTTTTCAAACAGACTTTTAGCTTTTTTTAAGAAGGTAAGTGAAGTACTTGAAAAAATTTCTAAGGGTGAACTCACAGATAGACTCACATATAAAAAGAAAGATGAGCTAGGGCAACTGGTAAACTATTTTAACTCCTCACTGGATAACATCAGTCACATGATCAGCTCTCTCAGAAAAGAAGTTGATTCAATGAATCAAATAGGAGCCGTCCTTTCTACAAACATGACAGAAACGGCAAGTGCAGTAAACGAAATCAGCAGCAATGTAGAAAATGTCCGTGAACAAATTCATACTCAGTCTGAAAGCCGGGCAAAAACAGCAGAAACTATCGAACAAATCATCAAAACAATAAAAGTTTTAAACGAAAGCATTGAAGTTCAAAACGCCAGCATAGGCCGCTCATCTTCATCAATCGAAGAGATGGTCGCAAACATACATTCAATCAGCCAAATTCTTGATAAAAACAACGGCTTAATCAAAGATCTTCATGAAAAGACCTTAAAAGGAAAAGAAGGTGCAAGAACAGCCAACTCGGTTGTTACAAAAATTGCAGAAAAATCCGACTCCCTTGTCGAAGCCAGCTTAGTTATTCAAAACATAGCAAGCCAGACAAATCTTTTGGCTATGAATGCAGCCATAGAAGCAGCCCATGCAGGAGAAAGCGGAAAAGGATTTGCTGTTGTTGCCGACGAAATAAGAAAATTAGCTGAAGAATCTAATGCCCAAGGTAAACAAATTGGTACGGTTCTAAAAGAATCTATAGAAATAATAAACAATCTTATAATTGCAGGCAGCGGGGCCGAGAAAAATTTTGATGAGGTATATGAGCTTACAACAAACATTTCCAACCAAGAAGATGTTATCAATCAGGCAATGAAGGAACAGTCTGTAGGAAGCACCGAAATTCTTGAAGCTATCCGCGACATAACTGATGTTACCGAAAAAGTTAAAAACGGATCAATAGAAATGCTAGCAGGAAGTGAAAATGTTGCAAACGAAATGTCCACACTTGAAAAATTAGGTAAAACTATAACTAATAGTATAAACGAAATGGCAGCAGGTTCAACACAGATAAACGATGCAGTCCAAGAAGTCAACCTGATTACACAAAAAAATAAAAACAGCATTCAAAATCTTGTAGACGAAGTAAAGAAATTTAAAATTTAA
- a CDS encoding response regulator: MYSALEVANICGVVNQTAINWIRNGYLKAFNTPGGQYRVYYEDLLLFIKERGMKVPPELQDSLDDAHWNSIIVIDDDIVLNEAIASFFVKNLPNLIVYKSFDGFDAGTKLVKHKPGFVILDIDLPGVNGKEICKKIKTDPFFGQPYIIVITGLDDESLEKQMKDLGADAFFRKPIDFNALLSEINEVVS; the protein is encoded by the coding sequence ATGTACTCCGCCCTTGAGGTTGCTAATATATGCGGAGTTGTAAATCAGACTGCCATTAACTGGATTAGAAACGGTTATTTAAAAGCTTTTAATACGCCGGGGGGGCAATATAGGGTATATTATGAAGACTTGCTCCTTTTTATAAAAGAAAGAGGCATGAAAGTTCCGCCTGAGCTTCAGGATTCATTGGATGATGCTCATTGGAATTCCATCATAGTTATAGATGATGATATTGTTTTAAATGAGGCTATCGCTTCATTTTTTGTTAAAAACCTGCCTAATTTAATCGTGTATAAATCTTTCGACGGTTTTGATGCCGGTACCAAACTCGTAAAGCATAAGCCCGGATTTGTAATTTTGGACATAGATCTTCCTGGAGTCAACGGTAAGGAAATATGCAAAAAAATAAAGACGGATCCTTTTTTTGGTCAGCCTTATATAATAGTTATTACCGGATTGGATGATGAAAGTTTAGAAAAGCAGATGAAAGATTTGGGTGCTGATGCTTTCTTTAGAAAACCGATAGATTTTAATGCCTTATTGAGTGAAATAAATGAGGTTGTAAGCTAG
- a CDS encoding class II aldolase/adducin family protein has protein sequence MTLDEAKSVIIETGKRLLTSGLTVRTWGNVSVRINEDTFAITPSGYGYEYLKPEHIVVLKISRPESSGPVKPSSERYVHAGLYKADRNIKFIIHTHQKFASAVSGCFSSIPVEDKDLSSILGDSVPVARYAASGTKRIARNAVKCLTRSAGVIIMAQHGAVCFGKDADEAFVQAEALENLCRNLIFAEVPALALAYRRHEKKTLQPLINFYASCREGETCTVYDKNTNITICKMDIKSGNITEGLFDFQADLHRRIYDTYPEINFIEQSYLPAAFFVSRKMNIDNCIPAFLDDFAQIAGENIFLFPFFESRAEEMSAEIVEGLKNRSSVLINESGALCCVSDKDDLMALSEILEKNLLAFVLSWKFKNYFPISRRSAKRMRSGYVGEYSKMSSQI, from the coding sequence ATGACCCTTGATGAAGCAAAAAGTGTTATAATAGAGACGGGAAAAAGGCTTTTAACTTCCGGCTTGACGGTGCGGACATGGGGAAATGTTAGTGTCCGTATAAATGAAGATACTTTTGCTATCACTCCTTCAGGGTATGGTTATGAATATTTAAAGCCGGAACATATAGTTGTTCTTAAAATAAGCAGGCCTGAAAGCTCCGGGCCTGTCAAACCTTCTTCGGAACGCTATGTTCATGCAGGCCTTTACAAGGCCGATCGAAATATCAAATTTATAATTCACACACATCAAAAATTTGCTTCTGCCGTTTCGGGATGCTTTTCTTCCATACCTGTCGAAGATAAGGACTTAAGCTCTATTTTGGGTGATTCTGTGCCCGTTGCAAGGTATGCTGCTTCAGGGACAAAGAGGATTGCACGCAATGCCGTAAAGTGCTTAACAAGGTCGGCCGGAGTAATTATTATGGCCCAGCATGGTGCTGTTTGTTTTGGCAAGGATGCCGATGAGGCTTTTGTTCAGGCGGAAGCCTTGGAAAATCTTTGCCGTAATTTGATTTTTGCCGAAGTTCCGGCTTTGGCCCTTGCTTACCGCCGGCATGAAAAAAAGACCTTGCAGCCCTTGATTAATTTTTATGCAAGCTGCCGTGAAGGCGAAACTTGTACGGTTTACGATAAAAATACAAATATTACCATTTGCAAGATGGATATAAAATCCGGAAATATAACCGAGGGCCTTTTTGATTTTCAAGCCGATTTGCATAGGCGTATATACGATACCTATCCCGAAATTAATTTTATAGAACAAAGTTATTTGCCGGCAGCTTTTTTTGTTTCAAGAAAAATGAACATCGATAATTGTATTCCGGCCTTTTTGGATGATTTTGCTCAGATTGCTGGAGAAAATATTTTCCTTTTTCCATTTTTTGAAAGCCGTGCGGAAGAGATGAGTGCTGAAATTGTTGAGGGCTTAAAAAACAGATCTTCCGTTTTGATAAATGAAAGCGGAGCCCTTTGCTGCGTTTCCGATAAAGATGATCTTATGGCCTTAAGCGAAATTTTAGAAAAAAATCTTTTGGCCTTTGTCCTTTCATGGAAATTTAAAAATTATTTTCCGATCAGCCGCAGAAGTGCTAAAAGAATGAGAAGCGGTTATGTCGGAGAATATTCTAAAATGAGTTCACAAATTTAG
- a CDS encoding regulatory protein RecX → MTHEWLNEKNSVSAVQDEDSSSASVNPFSIADICSTSSDLVKIINSEGVSFITRRIYFEDDDFDGLVDGCGGPISDESLEALLNAVKIYEAECTAAAYLYRAEHSRFQLDMKLKKKGFLASEISPALDYLEDKGLLDDRRFAGAWLNTRVISKKEGRNRLASELALRGVSFKIVEDVLNEFFLEHSEENICRMALEKHLVNGLDKPKLLRKMYRLGFSSGTVNICLEGIENNTDSF, encoded by the coding sequence GTGACTCACGAATGGTTGAACGAAAAAAATTCGGTCAGCGCGGTGCAAGACGAAGATTCCAGTTCAGCAAGCGTTAATCCTTTTTCTATTGCGGATATATGCAGCACTTCTTCAGATTTGGTGAAAATCATCAATTCTGAAGGAGTGTCTTTTATAACAAGGCGTATTTATTTTGAAGATGATGATTTTGACGGCCTTGTAGACGGATGCGGCGGCCCTATAAGCGATGAATCGCTTGAGGCTCTGCTGAATGCGGTAAAAATTTATGAGGCTGAGTGTACCGCTGCAGCCTATTTATATCGAGCTGAGCATTCAAGGTTTCAATTGGACATGAAGCTCAAAAAAAAAGGTTTCCTTGCTTCAGAGATTAGTCCGGCTTTGGATTATCTTGAAGATAAGGGGCTTCTTGATGACAGGCGTTTCGCCGGCGCGTGGCTTAACACCAGAGTCATAAGTAAAAAAGAAGGCCGAAACAGATTGGCCTCCGAGCTTGCCCTAAGAGGTGTAAGCTTTAAAATTGTGGAAGATGTGCTTAATGAGTTTTTTTTGGAACATTCGGAAGAAAATATTTGCCGAATGGCCTTGGAAAAACACTTGGTAAATGGATTGGATAAGCCTAAGTTGCTGCGAAAAATGTATAGACTGGGTTTTTCCTCTGGCACTGTTAATATATGTTTGGAGGGAATTGAAAACAACACCGATTCTTTTTGA
- a CDS encoding methyl-accepting chemotaxis protein, which produces MSNSTKSIGSKKRSLILKIGGIFFISLLFAIGILTGISVYAVKSTSQSAVYSSVIHQLDGDLAIIETYLETVYGNLSIRDSVLTGTKKAVDPETIDMLSKKLGVEITVFARQNNEFQRIITTIFDENGKRALGTNLSRSETYDAISQNKDYSGHALILKKDFITKYKPIVRDGEVQFVLFAGTEMTEINEEISSKVYYAVIYTLIGSGSILVVVILITVSLLQGLIVKPILKVVSVFQQVGEGDLTVSLPLIGNDEITAMSSHFNQTIGKMSSALRSVHNSAETMVQTGSELAGNMTETASAIHQISANIDGVKQQTINQSASVNESVSTVEQIINTIKQLNESIEHQAASVSESSASIEEMAANISSITKTLAKTDEIIKNLAEATANGKETVIKSNSLSQKIIEESGSLFEASSVIQHIASQTNLLAMNAAIEAAHAGESGKGFAVVADEIRKLAEESSSQGKAITSTLKDLSNEIDMLSASSKTVEEKFNVIFDLAENVKEMSNNIMSAMLEQENGSKEILTAIRDINSVTEKVKGGSAEMILGGEGIAKEMKKLEDMTRMINDSINEMASGATQISKAVEEVNCITQKNKQNIQILAGEVSKFKI; this is translated from the coding sequence ATGTCAAATTCTACAAAATCAATAGGTTCCAAAAAGAGAAGCCTCATTCTCAAAATAGGAGGAATTTTCTTTATATCACTGCTTTTTGCTATAGGAATTTTAACGGGAATAAGTGTCTATGCAGTCAAATCCACATCTCAAAGTGCTGTTTACAGCAGTGTAATTCATCAGCTTGACGGAGATTTAGCAATAATAGAAACGTATCTTGAAACCGTTTACGGTAATTTGAGTATCAGGGATTCTGTTTTGACGGGAACAAAAAAGGCAGTCGATCCCGAAACAATAGACATGCTTTCAAAAAAACTTGGAGTAGAAATCACGGTTTTTGCCCGCCAAAACAATGAGTTTCAGCGTATCATTACTACAATTTTTGATGAAAACGGAAAAAGGGCTCTGGGCACAAATCTCAGCCGTTCGGAAACCTATGATGCAATATCTCAAAACAAAGACTACAGCGGGCATGCACTAATTTTAAAAAAAGATTTTATAACAAAATACAAGCCTATAGTCCGGGATGGGGAAGTACAGTTTGTACTTTTTGCCGGAACAGAAATGACCGAAATAAATGAAGAAATCAGCTCAAAAGTTTATTATGCAGTTATATATACTTTGATAGGTTCAGGAAGCATTTTGGTTGTAGTAATTCTGATAACAGTAAGCCTCCTTCAAGGCTTAATAGTAAAACCTATTTTAAAGGTAGTTTCGGTATTTCAACAGGTAGGAGAGGGAGACCTAACCGTATCTCTTCCTTTAATAGGTAATGATGAAATAACGGCTATGTCTTCTCACTTTAACCAGACAATAGGAAAGATGAGCTCGGCTCTACGCTCAGTGCATAATAGTGCCGAAACGATGGTTCAAACAGGAAGCGAACTTGCAGGCAACATGACCGAAACGGCAAGTGCCATCCATCAAATAAGTGCAAACATTGACGGCGTTAAGCAGCAAACCATAAATCAATCCGCCAGCGTTAACGAAAGCGTTTCAACCGTGGAGCAAATTATCAATACAATCAAACAATTAAACGAAAGCATTGAGCATCAAGCGGCAAGCGTAAGCGAATCTTCAGCATCTATCGAAGAAATGGCAGCAAATATTTCTTCGATAACAAAAACACTCGCCAAAACGGATGAAATAATCAAGAATCTTGCAGAGGCTACCGCCAACGGAAAAGAAACCGTTATAAAATCCAATTCTCTTTCTCAAAAAATAATAGAAGAATCCGGAAGCCTTTTTGAAGCATCCAGCGTTATACAGCATATTGCAAGCCAAACAAACCTCTTGGCAATGAATGCGGCAATAGAAGCCGCCCACGCAGGCGAGTCAGGAAAGGGCTTTGCCGTTGTTGCAGATGAAATAAGAAAATTAGCGGAAGAATCAAGCTCTCAGGGTAAGGCAATAACCTCAACCCTAAAAGATTTATCCAACGAAATAGATATGCTTTCCGCCTCATCAAAAACCGTAGAAGAGAAATTCAATGTCATCTTTGACCTTGCAGAAAATGTAAAAGAAATGAGTAACAATATAATGAGTGCGATGCTTGAACAGGAAAACGGAAGCAAGGAAATTCTAACTGCAATCCGGGATATTAATTCCGTAACGGAAAAGGTTAAGGGCGGCTCAGCCGAAATGATTTTGGGCGGAGAAGGCATCGCCAAAGAAATGAAAAAACTTGAAGATATGACAAGGATGATAAATGACAGTATAAATGAGATGGCCTCAGGAGCGACCCAAATAAGTAAGGCCGTAGAGGAAGTAAACTGCATAACTCAAAAAAATAAGCAAAATATACAAATATTGGCAGGAGAAGTCAGTAAATTCAAAATATAA